A genomic window from Sulfurospirillum multivorans DSM 12446 includes:
- the purQ gene encoding phosphoribosylformylglycinamidine synthase subunit PurQ, with amino-acid sequence MLVAVAVFPGTNCEIDTKYAFEKLGQEVVLVFHKEEKLPEGTDLVVLPGGFSYGDYLRSAAIAKFSPIMKAVIDFANQGGKVLGICNGFQMLVEARLLPGAMKRNENVHFISQFHHLKVIANDNTFLQKCSMGELLNVPIAHGEGSFYIDEAGLKELYANHQVLLTYTNEKGDIQNPNGSVDSIAGICNKAKNVFGLMPHPERAIEKILGSSDGVKMLEGFLN; translated from the coding sequence ATGCTAGTAGCCGTTGCTGTATTTCCAGGCACCAACTGTGAAATCGACACCAAATACGCTTTTGAAAAACTGGGACAAGAGGTTGTCCTTGTCTTTCATAAAGAAGAAAAACTACCAGAGGGAACCGATTTAGTTGTGCTTCCAGGTGGTTTTAGCTATGGCGATTATTTACGAAGTGCGGCTATTGCTAAATTTTCACCGATTATGAAAGCGGTCATTGACTTTGCCAATCAAGGTGGAAAAGTGCTTGGTATCTGCAATGGTTTTCAAATGCTGGTTGAAGCAAGACTCCTTCCTGGTGCGATGAAACGTAATGAGAATGTTCATTTTATCTCTCAGTTTCACCATCTTAAAGTGATTGCCAATGACAATACTTTTTTACAAAAATGCTCTATGGGTGAACTTTTAAATGTGCCTATCGCGCATGGTGAGGGAAGTTTTTACATTGATGAGGCGGGTCTTAAAGAGCTGTATGCCAACCATCAGGTACTCCTTACCTACACCAACGAAAAAGGCGATATTCAAAACCCTAATGGCTCAGTAGATTCGATCGCTGGTATTTGCAATAAAGCAAAAAATGTCTTTGGACTTATGCCGCATCCTGAGCGCGCTATTGAAAAGATTTTGGGCTCATCCGATGGTGTGAAAATGCTTGAGGGCTTTTTAAACTAA
- a CDS encoding lysophospholipid acyltransferase family protein: MVEFVITVLIIIVLMYAFRNHTHPIRRTWGHLQTFLMGFRIKQVGEASPTTTLLVLNHQSLVDIVALETIYPKNLCWVAKKEIQDIPLFGHIIPAPRMISIDRKDKRSIIKMIKEGKERVSEGRVLAMFPEGTRGRGDKLLKFQSGAKILAEKLELIVQPAIIVGARHIFDSKNIDAHGGEVQVIYLDPINPKEDEQWFEKMHAAMSEKLALALAVH; this comes from the coding sequence ATGGTAGAGTTTGTCATCACCGTACTGATCATCATTGTTTTGATGTACGCTTTTCGCAACCACACGCATCCGATTAGACGTACGTGGGGACACTTGCAAACCTTTTTAATGGGCTTTCGCATCAAACAAGTGGGCGAGGCAAGTCCAACCACGACGCTTTTAGTCCTGAACCATCAAAGCCTTGTGGATATTGTCGCCCTTGAGACCATTTATCCTAAAAATCTCTGCTGGGTTGCTAAAAAAGAGATTCAAGATATTCCACTTTTTGGGCATATTATCCCCGCTCCTCGTATGATCTCAATTGATCGTAAAGATAAACGCTCGATCATTAAGATGATCAAAGAAGGCAAAGAGCGTGTCAGTGAAGGTCGCGTGCTTGCCATGTTTCCTGAGGGCACACGCGGACGCGGTGATAAGCTTCTCAAATTCCAAAGTGGTGCTAAAATTTTGGCTGAGAAGTTAGAGCTTATCGTCCAACCTGCTATTATCGTAGGTGCGCGTCATATTTTTGATTCTAAAAACATTGATGCGCATGGCGGAGAAGTTCAGGTTATTTACCTTGATCCCATCAATCCTAAAGAGGATGAACAGTGGTTTGAAAAAATGCACGCAGCAATGAGCGAAAAATTAGCACTTGCGTTGGCTGTCCACTAA
- the htpG gene encoding molecular chaperone HtpG: MSKHQFQTEVTQLLDLMIHSLYSNKEIFLRELVSNASDALDKLNYLTLTDETYKALSYVPRIDIAINKELKTLSISDSGIGMNEEELIENLGTIAKSGTKSFLQNLSGDKKKDSSLIGQFGVGFYSAFMVANKIEVISRKAGEEKAYMWSSTAGAEYEIAEVSKESHGTSITLYLKDDEDEFLEFYRIQNVIKKYSNHIQFPIFMDKEVKEYDDEGKEKSTEMKNEQINKASALWTVAKSQIKPEEYKDFYQQISHDSTDPLLWSHTKAEGKYEYTTLFYIPSTPPMDLFRMDYKPGVKLYVKRVFITDDEKELLPTYLRFVKGIIDAEDLPLNVSREILQQNKVLETIKKASVKKILSELKSLKEKESEKYLEFYKNFGRVVKEGLYNDWDNKEALLELVLFKSSKRDGFVSLKEYKEAMKEDQKSIYYITGENEKLLRNSPLIEQFKAKDIEVLLLDEEVDAIVFPMVGEYDKTPIKPVNNSDIDEEIKEDKAKVEEDEKTYKEILVKMKEILKDDAKDVKISSRLSDSPSCLVYDKNDPDFQMQQMLKQMGQDNLPAVKPILEINPEHEIFKKLSAKADLLELNDIAFLLLDQAKLQEGMKIEDTAAFAKRLNRFIAKAL; this comes from the coding sequence ATGTCAAAACATCAATTTCAAACCGAAGTCACTCAGCTTTTAGACCTGATGATTCACTCGCTCTACTCCAACAAAGAGATCTTTTTACGTGAACTTGTCTCCAATGCTTCCGATGCACTCGATAAACTCAACTACCTTACCCTCACGGATGAAACGTACAAAGCGCTCTCCTATGTGCCACGTATTGACATTGCTATCAACAAAGAGCTCAAAACACTGAGCATTAGCGACAGCGGTATTGGTATGAATGAAGAAGAGTTAATCGAAAATCTAGGAACCATCGCTAAAAGTGGTACCAAATCATTCTTGCAAAACCTCAGTGGTGACAAAAAGAAAGACTCTAGCCTGATTGGTCAATTTGGTGTCGGTTTTTACTCAGCCTTTATGGTCGCGAATAAAATCGAAGTCATTAGCCGTAAAGCAGGTGAAGAAAAAGCGTACATGTGGAGCTCAACTGCAGGTGCTGAGTATGAGATCGCCGAAGTTTCCAAAGAGAGCCACGGAACATCCATTACGCTTTATCTCAAAGACGATGAAGATGAATTTTTAGAATTTTACCGCATTCAAAACGTCATTAAAAAATACTCAAACCACATCCAATTCCCTATTTTTATGGACAAAGAGGTCAAAGAGTATGACGATGAAGGCAAAGAAAAAAGCACTGAGATGAAAAACGAGCAGATCAACAAAGCCAGTGCGCTTTGGACAGTTGCCAAAAGTCAAATCAAACCTGAAGAGTACAAAGATTTTTACCAACAAATCTCTCATGATAGCACCGATCCACTCCTTTGGAGCCACACGAAGGCTGAGGGAAAATACGAGTACACCACCCTCTTCTACATCCCTTCCACACCTCCAATGGATCTGTTTAGAATGGACTATAAACCAGGTGTTAAACTCTATGTTAAACGCGTTTTCATTACCGATGATGAGAAAGAATTACTTCCTACCTACCTTCGTTTTGTCAAAGGTATTATCGATGCAGAAGACCTACCACTTAACGTCAGCCGTGAGATTTTACAGCAAAACAAAGTATTAGAGACGATCAAAAAAGCTTCGGTTAAAAAAATCTTGAGTGAACTCAAATCACTTAAAGAAAAAGAGAGTGAAAAATACCTTGAGTTCTACAAAAACTTCGGTCGTGTCGTTAAAGAGGGACTTTACAACGACTGGGACAACAAAGAAGCGCTTTTGGAACTTGTACTGTTCAAATCGTCCAAACGCGATGGATTTGTAAGCCTTAAAGAGTACAAAGAGGCGATGAAAGAAGATCAAAAAAGCATCTACTACATTACGGGTGAAAATGAGAAATTACTACGCAACTCTCCACTCATTGAGCAGTTTAAAGCTAAAGATATCGAAGTCTTATTGCTTGATGAAGAAGTCGATGCCATCGTCTTCCCTATGGTCGGCGAGTACGATAAAACACCTATTAAGCCAGTCAATAACTCAGACATTGACGAAGAGATCAAAGAGGACAAAGCCAAAGTAGAAGAGGATGAAAAAACCTACAAAGAAATTTTGGTCAAAATGAAAGAGATCCTCAAAGACGATGCCAAAGATGTCAAAATTTCGAGTCGTTTGAGTGACTCGCCATCATGCCTCGTGTACGATAAAAACGACCCAGATTTCCAAATGCAACAGATGCTCAAACAGATGGGACAGGATAATCTTCCTGCTGTTAAACCTATCTTAGAGATCAATCCTGAGCATGAGATTTTCAAAAAACTCAGCGCTAAAGCGGATCTTTTAGAACTTAATGACATCGCATTTTTATTGCTTGACCAAGCCAAGCTTCAAGAGGGAATGAAAATCGAAGATACCGCCGCTTTTGCTAAACGATTGAATCGTTTTATTGCAAAAGCACTTTAA
- a CDS encoding HAD hydrolase-like protein, whose amino-acid sequence MEILNEKVFLIFDLDGTLIDTDEANFLAYKEAIQQVKNLNLPSLYQSTERFTREQLESIIPDLKLHESEEIIDIKNNVYNKYLQKTKIIISTLEIINKYSKTHQIILATNSHKQKANLLLEYHNLSTIFKHKFFKEDYNNQEISKFKYAMDYLKISPNLAVIFENDKLEIEQAQLAGIPAKNIVNL is encoded by the coding sequence GTGGAAATATTAAATGAAAAAGTTTTTTTGATTTTTGACCTAGATGGAACTTTAATTGATACAGATGAGGCTAATTTTTTAGCTTATAAAGAAGCAATTCAACAAGTTAAAAATTTGAATTTACCGTCATTGTATCAAAGCACTGAAAGATTTACACGAGAACAACTAGAATCAATCATTCCAGATTTAAAGCTTCACGAATCTGAAGAGATAATTGATATAAAAAACAATGTATACAATAAATATTTACAAAAGACAAAAATCATTATTTCTACTTTAGAAATTATAAATAAATATTCTAAAACTCATCAGATTATTTTAGCTACAAATAGCCATAAACAGAAAGCAAATCTACTTCTAGAATATCATAATTTGTCAACTATATTTAAACATAAGTTTTTTAAAGAAGATTATAACAATCAAGAAATTAGTAAATTTAAATATGCGATGGATTATTTGAAAATTAGTCCAAATTTAGCGGTTATTTTTGAAAATGATAAATTAGAGATAGAACAAGCTCAACTCGCAGGTATTCCTGCTAAAAATATAGTTAATCTATAA